In Oryzias latipes chromosome 15, ASM223467v1, the following proteins share a genomic window:
- the mzt1 gene encoding mitotic-spindle organizing protein 1, translated as MASAANANLNAVRETMDVLLEISRLLNTGLDMESLSICVRLCEQGINPEALSAVIKELRKASESLKVSENCTT; from the exons ATGGCAAGTGCAGCTAATGCTAACCTGAACGCAGTCCGGGAGACTATGGACG TTCTGCTAGAGATTTCAAGACTGCTAAACACTGGTTTGGATATGGAGTCCTTGTCCATTTGTGTGAGGCTGTGTGAGCAAGGCATCAACCCTGAAGCTCTGTCTGCTGTCATCAAGGAGCTCCGAAAAGCTTCAGAGTCTCTGAAG gttTCTGAGAATTGCACAACCTGA
- the bora gene encoding protein aurora borealis isoform X2 yields the protein MGDRIELEITPETPGRPSIRNPFESPNDYHHLREPLVPSPSVFKSKSCKATPPRFNWSIDEMASLLPVHIDPEEIQRQSFYLSQTRTDSDVEEKFQSAIEQFFTKGAIVPSPWAAAETRRAPHIYKKSPLSETAAEQTEKISVGCQTVLSLPSTFDLEKLLGEYYRNDEACDAVQESLSSSSLRRKLFLDGQFSYSSSDSSTPPSPERAHVRAERLPTKRQGSGPRPMCSEGENPVFSSPLSCGISAPTPSTGQFSSSPIQHGCIRDCSLGSIGSPLFPDRSSPAGHGSPTISPILADFAHTPVGSDVSSCNESPFVEGCSPIRSCSPHQLQHHKEPPRVSRTKPRVRVWASPPLISPILNPKLQDSQEPEEHQHSDSPSFLPSMDFDPSFPQCQDLHPTKSDRVYVDTVEHTKMEEDKEMGKEEEEEEEDERPSGQLTSSRMGNVSGTESSQMFLSLLAEGSSIRYDSSMQVDSGYNTTSAGTASLIDGLGSDLQSKESLNSNMVEEAIPIIRHTKVKVLYSHH from the exons ATGGGGGACCGTATCGAGCTAGAGATAACTCCAGAGACTCCGGGCAGGCCTTCCATAAGAAACCCCTTTGAGAGTCCAAATGATTACCACCATCTCCGGGAACCCTTGGTTCCAAGcccatctgtttttaaatccaaGTCCTGTAAAGCT ACCCCTCCAAGATTTAACTGGTCTATTGATGAAATGGCCAGCCTTCTCCCAGTGCACATAGACCCAGAAGAAATCCAGCGACAGTCTTTTTACCTCAGCCAGACAAG GACCGATTCTGATGTTGAAGAAAAATTTCAGAGTGCTATTGAGCAG ttttttaccAAAGGAGCCATAGTGCCTTCTCCTTGGGCAGCAGCAGAAACTCGCAGAGCCCCTCATATTTATAAGAAAA GTCCCTTGTCTGAAACAGCTgcagaacagacagaaaaaatctCAG TTGGTTGCCAGACGGTCCTTTCGCTGCCTTCAACATTTGATTTGGAAAAACTACTTG GAGAATATTACCGTAACGATGAGGCTTGTGATGCAGTGCAGGAGAGCCTCAGTTCCTCCTCCTTGAGGAGAAAACTCTTTCTCGATGGACAGTTTAGCTACAGCAGCTCTGACAGCTCCACTCCACCGAGTCCAGAAAGAGCTCATGTCCGAGCTGAGAGGCTTCCTACCAAAAGACAAGGAAGCGGACCGAGACCCATGTGCTCTGAGggagaaaatccagttttttcttctcctttgtcATGCGGGATCTCTGCCCCGACTCCTTCTACT GGCCAGTTCTCCTCTAGTCCTATCCAACATGGCTGCATCAGGGACTGTAGCCTTGGCAGTATTGGCAGCCCTCTGTTTCCTGATAGATCATCTCCTGCTGGCCATGGTTCCCCAACAATCTCTCCAATTCTTGCTGATTTTGCACACACTCCTGTAGGCTCAG ATGTCAGCTCCTGCAACGAGAGTCCCTTTGTTGAAGGTTGCTCTCCAATTCGTAGCTGCTCCCCACACCAGCTCCAACATCACAAGGAGCCTCCGCGCGTCTCCAGAACCAAACCTAGAGTCCGTGTCTGGGCTTCCCCTCCACTCATTTCTCCAATTCTCAACCCAAAGCTGCAAGACAGTCAAGAGCCAGAAGAACACCAACATTCAGACTCTCCATCTTTTCTTCCCTCTATGGATTTTGATCCATCCTTCCCTCAGTGTCAGGACCTTCACCCAACTAAAAGTGACAGAGTTTATGTGGATACTGTGGAACATACAAAAATGGAAGAGGATAAGGAAATGGgcaaggaagaggaggaggaggaagaagatgagCGACCCTCGGGACAGCTGACCAGCTCTCGCATGGGCAATGTGTCTGGGACAGAAAGCTCTCAGATGTTTCTGTCACTTTTGGCAGAAGGAAGCAGCATCCGCTATGACTCCAGCATGCag GTGGATAGCGGCTATAACACTACCTCAGCAGGCACTGCTAGCCTCATTGACGGCCTAGGCTCTGACCTTCAGAGCAAAGAGTCCCTGAACTCTAACATGGTGGAAGAAGCTATCCCTATTATTCGACACACAAAAGTTAAG gtCTTGTATTCACACCACTGA
- the bora gene encoding protein aurora borealis isoform X1 has product MGDRIELEITPETPGRPSIRNPFESPNDYHHLREPLVPSPSVFKSKSCKATPPRFNWSIDEMASLLPVHIDPEEIQRQSFYLSQTRTDSDVEEKFQSAIEQFFTKGAIVPSPWAAAETRRAPHIYKKSPLSETAAEQTEKISVGCQTVLSLPSTFDLEKLLGEYYRNDEACDAVQESLSSSSLRRKLFLDGQFSYSSSDSSTPPSPERAHVRAERLPTKRQGSGPRPMCSEGENPVFSSPLSCGISAPTPSTGQFSSSPIQHGCIRDCSLGSIGSPLFPDRSSPAGHGSPTISPILADFAHTPVGSVERKQRCNVTPLSIPLDVDVSSCNESPFVEGCSPIRSCSPHQLQHHKEPPRVSRTKPRVRVWASPPLISPILNPKLQDSQEPEEHQHSDSPSFLPSMDFDPSFPQCQDLHPTKSDRVYVDTVEHTKMEEDKEMGKEEEEEEEDERPSGQLTSSRMGNVSGTESSQMFLSLLAEGSSIRYDSSMQVDSGYNTTSAGTASLIDGLGSDLQSKESLNSNMVEEAIPIIRHTKVKVLYSHH; this is encoded by the exons ATGGGGGACCGTATCGAGCTAGAGATAACTCCAGAGACTCCGGGCAGGCCTTCCATAAGAAACCCCTTTGAGAGTCCAAATGATTACCACCATCTCCGGGAACCCTTGGTTCCAAGcccatctgtttttaaatccaaGTCCTGTAAAGCT ACCCCTCCAAGATTTAACTGGTCTATTGATGAAATGGCCAGCCTTCTCCCAGTGCACATAGACCCAGAAGAAATCCAGCGACAGTCTTTTTACCTCAGCCAGACAAG GACCGATTCTGATGTTGAAGAAAAATTTCAGAGTGCTATTGAGCAG ttttttaccAAAGGAGCCATAGTGCCTTCTCCTTGGGCAGCAGCAGAAACTCGCAGAGCCCCTCATATTTATAAGAAAA GTCCCTTGTCTGAAACAGCTgcagaacagacagaaaaaatctCAG TTGGTTGCCAGACGGTCCTTTCGCTGCCTTCAACATTTGATTTGGAAAAACTACTTG GAGAATATTACCGTAACGATGAGGCTTGTGATGCAGTGCAGGAGAGCCTCAGTTCCTCCTCCTTGAGGAGAAAACTCTTTCTCGATGGACAGTTTAGCTACAGCAGCTCTGACAGCTCCACTCCACCGAGTCCAGAAAGAGCTCATGTCCGAGCTGAGAGGCTTCCTACCAAAAGACAAGGAAGCGGACCGAGACCCATGTGCTCTGAGggagaaaatccagttttttcttctcctttgtcATGCGGGATCTCTGCCCCGACTCCTTCTACT GGCCAGTTCTCCTCTAGTCCTATCCAACATGGCTGCATCAGGGACTGTAGCCTTGGCAGTATTGGCAGCCCTCTGTTTCCTGATAGATCATCTCCTGCTGGCCATGGTTCCCCAACAATCTCTCCAATTCTTGCTGATTTTGCACACACTCCTGTAGGCTCAG TTGAAAGAAAACAGCGATGCAACGTGACCCCACTGTCTATTCCCCTGGATGTAGATGTCAGCTCCTGCAACGAGAGTCCCTTTGTTGAAGGTTGCTCTCCAATTCGTAGCTGCTCCCCACACCAGCTCCAACATCACAAGGAGCCTCCGCGCGTCTCCAGAACCAAACCTAGAGTCCGTGTCTGGGCTTCCCCTCCACTCATTTCTCCAATTCTCAACCCAAAGCTGCAAGACAGTCAAGAGCCAGAAGAACACCAACATTCAGACTCTCCATCTTTTCTTCCCTCTATGGATTTTGATCCATCCTTCCCTCAGTGTCAGGACCTTCACCCAACTAAAAGTGACAGAGTTTATGTGGATACTGTGGAACATACAAAAATGGAAGAGGATAAGGAAATGGgcaaggaagaggaggaggaggaagaagatgagCGACCCTCGGGACAGCTGACCAGCTCTCGCATGGGCAATGTGTCTGGGACAGAAAGCTCTCAGATGTTTCTGTCACTTTTGGCAGAAGGAAGCAGCATCCGCTATGACTCCAGCATGCag GTGGATAGCGGCTATAACACTACCTCAGCAGGCACTGCTAGCCTCATTGACGGCCTAGGCTCTGACCTTCAGAGCAAAGAGTCCCTGAACTCTAACATGGTGGAAGAAGCTATCCCTATTATTCGACACACAAAAGTTAAG gtCTTGTATTCACACCACTGA
- the dis3 gene encoding exosome complex exonuclease RRP44, translating to MLKSKTFVKKTRAGGVMKIVREHYLRDDIWCGSEACRECKQESTVLQADACIESNLCPYPHYVVPDTNVVLHQIDVLEDPVIRNVIILQTVLQEVRHRSAPVYKRLKDMIQAKEKLVYTFTNEHHRETYIEREQGESANDRNDRAIRVAVKWYSQHLKADGLKVVLLTDDQGNKEKAEENSLVVYKFDEYVKNLTANPELVDRLALSKDDKAEIISSKVLFPEHLPLSKIQSGIKSGTFLQGTFKASRDNYLEATVFVQGDGAESTEVLIQGLQNLNRAVHQDVVAVQLLPRNQWVSPSSVVLQDDGAAKDDDMDEDEEEKALRISAAEAAGKPTGKIVGIIKRNWRPFCGMLNVSQIKESTRHLFTPADRRIPRIRIETRQASTLVGQRIMVAIDGWPKNSRYPNGHFVRSLGSAGEKGTEEAVLLLEHDVPHQAFSQNVLSFLPKMPWGITPEDMVKRQDLRHLTVCSVDPPGCTDIDDALHCRELENGNLEVGVHIADVSHFIRPGNALDKEAANRGTTVYLCGKRIDMVPELLSSNLCSLRSNVERLAFSCIWEMNHNAEILKTQFTKSVINSKASLTYAEAQMRIDDTNKKDDITESLRGLNKLAKILKRKRIENGALTLSSLEVRFHIDSETHDPIDLQTKELMETNSMVEEFMLLANISVAQKIYDEFPDCALLRKHPAPPPSNYDILLKAAKSMNVEIHTDSAKALADSLDVAKVDGFSYFNTLLRILATRCMMQAVYFCSGMDSDFHHYGLASPIYTHFTSPIRRYADIIVHRLLAVAIGADITYPDLMDKHKQSALCNNLNYRHKMSQYAQRASVAFHTQLFFKSRGILNEEGFVLFVRKNAIIVLIPKFGLEGTVFFDSKDKAGPSLVFDEEGPTLKVEQTTFHIFDKVKVTISLDDSNIQHQKIRMALTEPVIPGVSVAAPDVEPQAKKPKVDH from the exons atgttGAAGTCGAAAACATTTGTGAAGAAGACACGGGCGGGCGGCGTGATGAAAATAGTGCGCGAACATTACTTGAGAGATGATATTTGGTGTGGAAGTGAAGCTTGCAGAGAATGCAAACAGGAGTCCACTGTGCTACAGGCAGACGCGTGCATTGAGAGCAACCTGTGCCCCTATCCTCACTATGTGGTCCCTGACACGAATGTGGTGCTGCACCAG ATCGATGTGTTAGAAGATCCTGTGATCCGTAACGTGATCATCCTGCAGACTGTACTCCAGGAGGTTCGGCACCGCAGTGCTCCTGTGTACAAGCGCTTAAAGGACATGATTCAGGCGAAAGAGAAACTCGTCTACACTTTTACCAATGAACACCACAG GGAGACGTACATTGAACGGGAACAGGGGGAAAGTGCCAACGACCGCAACGATCGGGCAATCCGTGTGGCCGTCAAGTGGTACAGCCAGCATCTGAAAGCAGATGGGCTGAAAGTCGTCCTTCTCACTGACGATCAAGGgaacaaagaaaaagctgaGGAGAACAGCCTAGTGGTGTACAAAT TTGATGAATATGTGAAGAACCTGACAGCAAACCCTGAGTTAGTGGATCGCCTGGCTTTGTCAAAAGATGATAAG GCGGAAATCATAAGCAGTAAAGTGTTGTTTCCAGAACACCTTCCTCTGTCCAAGATCCAATCAGGAATCAAAAGTGGCACGTTCCTCCAGGGCACCTTCAAAGCCAGCAGAGACAACTATCTGGAAGCCACAGTATTTGTCCAGGGAGATGGAGCAGAAAGCACAGAG GTTCTCATTCAGGGTCTTCAGAATCTAAACAGAGCCGTACATCAGGACGTGGTTGCTGTACAGCTGCTACCGCGCAATCAGTGGGTGTCCCCGTCCTCTGTTGTCCTTCAGGATGATGGCGCTGCAAAGGATGATGACatggatgaggatgaggaggagaaagcg TTGAGGATctcagcagcagaagcagccgGAAAACCCACAGGAAAAATAGTGGGAATTATCAAGAGGAACTGGAGGCCATTCTGTGGCATGCTGAATGTCTCGCAAATTAAAGAG TCTACCAGACATCTCTTCACCCCTGCAGACCGCCGTATCCCCCGCATTCGCATTGAAACACGTCAGGCCTCCACACTTGTAGGCCAGAGGATCATGGTGGCAATCGATGGCTGGCCCAAAAACTCCAGATATCCAAAT GGTCACTTTGTCCGCAGTCTGGGAAGTGCAGGAGAGAAGGGAACAGAGGAGGCGGTGCTGTTACTTGAACATGATGTTCCACATCAGGCCTTCTCTCAGAATGTGCTTAGTTTCCTCCCCAAGATGCCATGGGGCATCACGCCAGAG GACATGGTAAAGAGACAGGACCTGAGGCATTTGACAGTGTGCAGCGTGGATCCTCCTGGATGCACAGACATAGATGATGCTCTGCACTGCAGAGAGCTAGAAAATGGAAACCTCGAG GTTGGAGTTCACATCGCTGATGTCAGTCACTTCATCAGACCTGGCAATGCTCTGGACAAAGAGGCTGCTAATCGGGGCACCACTGTTTACTTATGCGGTAAA AGGATTGATATGGTTCCTGAGCTTCTCAGCTCCAATCTTTGTTCTTTACGGTCAAATGTGGAAAG GCTGGCTTTCTCGTGCATTTGGGAAATGAACCACAATGCAGAAATCCTGAAGACTCAGTTCACAAAAAGTGTCATTAACTCCAAG GCATCTTTGACTTACGCCGAGGCTCAGATGAGGATCGATGACACCAACAAgaaagatgacatcacagagAGTTTGCGGGGTCTGAATAAACTGGCTAAAATCCTCAAAAGGAAGAGGATTGAGAACGG ggCCCTGACCCTGTCGTCCTTAGAGGTCCGGTTCCATATCGACAGTGAAACTCACGACCCCATAGACCTTCAGACCAAAGAACTCAT GGAGACAAACTCCATGGTAGAGGAGTTCATGTTGCTGGCCAACATCTCAGTCGCACAGAAGATTTATGATGAATTTCCAGATTGTGCTTTGCTGAGGAAACATCCAGCACCACCTCCATCCAACTATGACATTTTGCTCAAAGCAGCCAAGTCCATG AATGTGGAGATTCACACTGATTCAGCTAAAGCACTGGCCGACTCCCTTGATGTGGCCAAAGTGGACGGTTTCTCCTACTTCAACACGCTGCTTCGCATCTTGGCCACTCGCTGCATGATGCAAGCCGTTTATTTCTGCTCTGGGATGGACAGCGATTTCCACCACTATGGTCTTGCTTCACCCATCTATACCCACTTTACATCCCCTATTAGAAG ATATGCAGATATCATAGTGCACCGCCTGCTGGCAGTAGCCATAGGAGCAGATATAACCTATCCAGATTTGATGGATAAGCACAAACAGTCGGCCCTTTGCAACAATCTGAACTACAGACACAAAATGTCTCAGTATGCTCAAAGAGCTTCTGTGGCCTTCCACACTCAG CTGTTCTTCAAGAGCAGAGGAATACTGAATGAAGAAGGATTTGTTCTGTTTGTGAGGAAGAATGCAATCATCGTTCTTATCCCGAAGTTCGGCTTGGAGGGAACAGTTTTCTTTGACTCGAAAGACAAAGCCGGTCCCAGCCTAGTTTTTGACGAGGAG GGTCCTACTCTCAAGGTGGAGCAGACCACATTCCACATATTTGATAAGGTTAAGGTCACCATCAGTTTGGATGACTCGAACATCCAGCACCAGAAGATCCGGATGGCTTTAACAGAGCCTGTG ATCCCAGGTGTGAGTGTTGCTGCTCCTGATGTTGAACCTCAAGCCAAAAAACCAAAAGTGGACCACTAA